One genomic region from Bacillus aquiflavi encodes:
- the tnpB gene encoding transposase, with product MYFDGDGFAMLYKRLDNGKLQWPKDEQAVRNLSQKELRWLLEGLSIQQPKAIQPSPKGAF from the coding sequence CTGTATTTCGATGGGGATGGCTTCGCCATGCTCTATAAACGACTGGACAATGGTAAGCTACAATGGCCTAAAGATGAACAAGCAGTTCGTAATCTATCTCAGAAGGAGCTCAGGTGGTTGCTTGAGGGGTTATCCATTCAGCAGCCAAAGGCCATTCAACCATCGCCAAAAGGCGCGTTCTGA